From one Variovorax sp. PBL-H6 genomic stretch:
- a CDS encoding PDR/VanB family oxidoreductase, whose product MNSEIHWMPARITACRDLTPTVREFELTPESGMAGGYEPGSHLQVQVLVGVPGAGRVQTRHYSLVGEPDGRTWRIAVKRLDDGRGGSLAMWRLAPGDRLLLTQPQNHFGLDITAPGYLLVAGGIGITPMVLMAQRLGALAARKGVPVRMLYGARSSEELAYLPLLQAALGSPETSSVQTHIGNASIDFAAEIAALPHGGQLYTCGPVPMLEAVKRAWMGAGRAPADLRFETFGSSGRLPVQAFEVRIPRHDLRIQVPAESSLLEALEAAGVQTLWDCRRGECGLCAMDVLAVDGEIDHRDVFLSEKEKREGRRICACVSRAVGSITLDSAWRPDAP is encoded by the coding sequence ATGAACAGCGAAATCCACTGGATGCCTGCGCGCATCACGGCCTGCCGCGATCTGACGCCCACCGTGCGCGAGTTCGAGCTCACCCCCGAGTCGGGCATGGCCGGCGGCTACGAGCCGGGGTCCCATCTCCAGGTCCAGGTGCTGGTCGGGGTGCCGGGCGCAGGCCGGGTGCAGACGCGCCACTACTCGCTCGTGGGCGAGCCGGACGGGCGCACCTGGCGCATCGCCGTCAAGCGCCTCGACGACGGCCGGGGCGGCTCGCTCGCGATGTGGCGACTGGCGCCCGGCGATCGGCTGCTGCTGACGCAGCCGCAGAACCACTTCGGGCTCGACATCACGGCGCCCGGCTACCTGCTGGTCGCGGGCGGCATCGGCATCACGCCGATGGTGTTGATGGCGCAGCGCCTCGGCGCGCTGGCCGCACGCAAGGGTGTGCCGGTGCGCATGCTCTACGGCGCGCGCAGCAGCGAGGAGCTGGCCTATCTGCCATTGCTGCAGGCCGCGCTGGGAAGCCCGGAGACCAGCAGCGTCCAGACCCACATCGGCAATGCGTCCATCGATTTCGCTGCCGAGATCGCGGCGCTGCCCCACGGAGGCCAGCTCTACACCTGCGGGCCCGTGCCGATGCTGGAGGCGGTGAAGCGCGCCTGGATGGGGGCGGGGCGGGCACCGGCGGACCTGCGCTTCGAGACGTTCGGCAGCAGCGGCCGGCTGCCCGTGCAGGCATTCGAAGTCCGCATTCCGCGCCATGACCTCCGCATCCAGGTGCCCGCGGAAAGCAGTCTGCTCGAAGCGCTCGAAGCCGCGGGCGTGCAGACGCTGTGGGACTGCCGCCGCGGCGAATGCGGCCTGTGCGCCATGGACGTGCTCGCCGTGGACGGCGAGATCGACCACCGCGACGTGTTCCTCAGCGAAAAGGAGAAGCGCGAAGGCCGGCGCATCTGCGCCTGCGTGTCGCGCGCCGTCGGCAGCATCACGCTCGATTCCGCCTGGCGACCGGACGCGCCGTGA
- a CDS encoding GntR family transcriptional regulator, giving the protein MSVGAEGSEAGSSQAVKAQLRLREMVLAGELPGGTRIAEVAISEQLGVSRTPVRSALMRLEQEGLLEALPNGGYAVRTFSERDVADAIELRGTLEGLSARLAAERGAAPVVLREARACLRRIDELLREPALDDAAFSRYVEFNGQFHRLLSEMADSPLLAQQMERVINLPFASPSAFVVVQANSPAARDMLVIAQDQHGQVLDAVENREGSRAESLMREHSRLAQRNLREALHGAHGHPLPGVQLIRRRA; this is encoded by the coding sequence GTGAGCGTCGGCGCGGAAGGCAGCGAGGCCGGCAGCTCGCAGGCCGTGAAGGCCCAGCTGCGGCTGCGCGAAATGGTGCTGGCCGGCGAGCTGCCGGGCGGCACGCGCATCGCCGAGGTCGCGATCTCGGAGCAACTGGGCGTGTCGCGCACACCGGTGCGCAGCGCGCTCATGCGGCTCGAGCAGGAAGGCCTGCTCGAGGCCCTGCCGAACGGCGGCTACGCGGTGCGCACGTTTTCCGAGCGCGACGTTGCCGACGCCATCGAGCTGCGCGGCACGCTCGAAGGCTTGTCGGCGCGGTTGGCGGCCGAGCGCGGCGCGGCGCCCGTGGTGCTGCGCGAGGCCCGCGCCTGCCTGCGCCGCATCGACGAACTGCTGAGGGAGCCCGCGCTCGACGACGCGGCTTTCTCGCGCTACGTCGAATTCAACGGGCAATTCCATCGGCTGCTGTCCGAGATGGCCGATAGCCCGCTTCTTGCGCAACAGATGGAGCGCGTGATCAACCTTCCATTTGCATCGCCCTCCGCCTTCGTGGTGGTGCAGGCCAACTCGCCGGCCGCGCGCGACATGCTCGTGATCGCACAGGACCAGCACGGCCAGGTGCTGGACGCGGTCGAGAACCGTGAGGGCTCGCGTGCCGAGTCGCTGATGCGCGAGCACAGCCGCCTCGCGCAGCGCAACCTGCGCGAGGCGCTGCACGGCGCGCACGGCCATCCGCTGCCGGGCGTGCAGCTGATTCGCCGGCGGGCCTGA
- a CDS encoding aromatic ring-hydroxylating dioxygenase subunit alpha — MSRSKSPFPLDAWYAAAYDVELKHSLLARTVCNQKLVLYRRSDGQVAALEDVCWHRLMPLSLGRLEGDELVCGYHGLVYNSQGRCTHMPSQETLNPSACVRAYPVVEKHRFVWVWPGDPAKADPALVPDMHWNDDPAWAGDGKMIRVACDYRLVVDNLMDLTHETFVHGSSIGNRAVAEAPFVATHGDRSATVTRWMENIDAPPFWAAQIRHARGYEGKVDRWQIIRFEGPCTVNIDVGVAPAGSGAVPRDGDPGDRSQGVNGYVLNTITPETDTTCLYFWAFARNYCIGEQRLTHELREGVAGIFREDELVLEAQQRAMDERPGRDFNNLNIDAGAMWARRLIDQLIAKERPVAPTIPIRPAPVTEGA; from the coding sequence ATGAGTCGCTCCAAAAGTCCCTTCCCCCTCGATGCCTGGTATGCGGCGGCCTACGACGTCGAGCTCAAGCACAGCTTGCTCGCCCGCACTGTCTGCAACCAGAAGCTGGTGCTGTACCGACGCAGTGATGGCCAGGTCGCCGCACTGGAGGACGTTTGCTGGCACCGCCTGATGCCGCTGTCCCTCGGTCGGTTGGAGGGCGACGAACTGGTCTGCGGCTACCACGGCCTGGTCTACAACAGCCAGGGCCGCTGCACCCACATGCCGAGCCAGGAGACACTCAATCCGTCGGCCTGCGTGCGCGCCTACCCGGTGGTGGAGAAGCACCGCTTCGTCTGGGTCTGGCCCGGCGACCCTGCCAAGGCCGACCCGGCGCTGGTGCCCGACATGCACTGGAACGACGACCCGGCCTGGGCCGGCGACGGCAAGATGATCCGCGTGGCCTGCGACTACCGGCTGGTGGTCGACAACCTGATGGACCTCACGCACGAGACCTTCGTGCACGGCTCCTCGATCGGCAACCGCGCAGTGGCAGAGGCGCCTTTCGTCGCGACGCACGGCGATCGCTCGGCCACTGTCACGCGCTGGATGGAGAACATCGACGCGCCGCCGTTCTGGGCTGCGCAGATCCGCCATGCGCGTGGCTACGAGGGCAAGGTCGACCGTTGGCAGATCATCCGCTTCGAGGGCCCATGCACCGTCAACATCGACGTGGGCGTCGCGCCGGCAGGCAGCGGCGCGGTGCCGCGCGACGGTGATCCAGGCGATCGCAGCCAGGGTGTGAATGGCTATGTGCTCAACACCATCACGCCCGAGACCGACACCACCTGCCTCTATTTCTGGGCGTTCGCGCGCAACTATTGCATTGGCGAGCAGCGGCTCACGCACGAGCTGCGCGAGGGCGTGGCCGGCATCTTCCGCGAGGACGAGCTGGTGCTCGAGGCGCAGCAGCGCGCGATGGACGAGCGCCCCGGACGCGATTTCAACAACCTCAACATCGACGCCGGCGCAATGTGGGCGCGCCGGTTGATCGACCAGTTGATCGCGAAGGAGCGGCCGGTTGCGCCCACCATTCCGATCCGGCCGGCGCCGGTGACGGAGGGCGCGTGA
- a CDS encoding 5-methyltetrahydropteroyltriglutamate--homocysteine S-methyltransferase: protein MSEHARLPARYDHVGSFLRPQYLLEAREQKAKGEITPEQLRKVEDKAITEIVKFQEDIGLKSITDGEFRRTYFHIDFLEQLGGVKTDIPVTIRKPDGTEELAPPVMRVIDKVTHAKAIQLADFQYLKSQVSPGNTPKVTIPSPTMLHFRGGRAGISKQAYPELDPVFYDDVARAYGDELRSLAEAGCTYVQMDDTNLAYLCDEKMREAARQRGDDPNELPHRYAAFINKVVAQKPAGMTLAMHLCRGNFKSTHAAAGNYEPVAEALLKEMDLDAYFLEYDDARSGDFRPLRFLPKGKTVVLGLVTTKFGQLEDKNELKERIEAAAKYVPLEQLALSPQCGFSSTVHGNKIAVEDQRSKLRLVVETAQEVWGSA from the coding sequence ATGTCCGAACACGCCCGCCTGCCCGCCCGCTATGACCACGTCGGCAGCTTTTTGCGTCCCCAGTACCTGCTCGAAGCCCGCGAGCAGAAAGCCAAGGGCGAGATCACGCCCGAACAGCTGCGCAAGGTCGAAGACAAGGCCATCACCGAGATCGTGAAGTTCCAGGAGGACATCGGCCTCAAGAGCATCACCGACGGCGAGTTCCGCCGGACCTATTTCCACATCGACTTCCTGGAGCAGCTCGGTGGCGTGAAGACCGACATCCCGGTCACCATCCGCAAGCCGGACGGCACCGAAGAGCTCGCCCCACCGGTGATGCGCGTCATCGACAAGGTGACCCACGCCAAGGCCATCCAGCTCGCCGACTTCCAGTACCTCAAGAGCCAGGTCTCGCCCGGCAACACGCCCAAGGTCACCATCCCCTCGCCGACCATGCTGCACTTCCGCGGCGGCCGCGCGGGGATCAGCAAGCAGGCCTACCCCGAGCTCGACCCGGTCTTCTACGACGACGTGGCCCGCGCCTACGGCGACGAGCTGCGCTCGCTCGCCGAGGCGGGCTGCACCTACGTGCAGATGGACGACACCAATCTCGCCTACCTGTGCGACGAGAAGATGCGCGAGGCGGCCCGCCAGCGCGGCGATGACCCCAACGAGCTGCCGCACCGCTACGCCGCCTTCATCAACAAGGTGGTGGCGCAGAAGCCCGCGGGCATGACGCTCGCGATGCACTTGTGCCGCGGCAACTTCAAGAGCACCCATGCCGCGGCCGGCAACTACGAACCCGTCGCCGAGGCCCTGCTCAAGGAGATGGACCTGGACGCGTACTTCCTCGAGTACGACGACGCACGCTCGGGCGACTTCCGGCCGCTGCGCTTCCTGCCCAAGGGCAAGACCGTGGTGCTCGGCCTGGTGACCACCAAGTTCGGCCAGCTCGAAGACAAGAACGAGCTCAAGGAGCGCATCGAGGCTGCGGCCAAGTACGTGCCGCTGGAGCAGCTCGCGCTGTCGCCGCAATGCGGTTTCTCCAGCACGGTGCACGGCAACAAGATCGCGGTCGAGGACCAGCGCAGCAAGCTGCGGCTGGTGGTCGAGACCGCGCAGGAGGTCTGGGGCTCCGCCTGA
- a CDS encoding glutathione S-transferase family protein translates to MKLFTGPLSMFGAKAQIAALEKGIAIEAVMVPFDKDDNYLPKHPEVLRVNPKRQVPVLIDDEVEVFDSTQIFEYLEDKVPEPPLWPRDITGRARARQLEHLSDEVFFPHVIKLMGLQHDMRSDAAVTACAACTRFYEQMEERLAHADHLAGPYSFADIAFYMAQVFADRKGAGMTDATPRLLAWRERVGARGAVRAVVGPMMRFLASEGRPVPAALQSQLEPVNS, encoded by the coding sequence ATGAAGCTCTTCACCGGCCCCCTCAGCATGTTCGGCGCCAAGGCGCAGATCGCCGCCCTCGAGAAAGGCATCGCGATCGAAGCCGTCATGGTGCCTTTCGACAAGGACGACAACTACCTGCCCAAACACCCCGAGGTGCTGCGCGTCAATCCCAAGCGGCAGGTGCCGGTGCTGATCGACGACGAGGTCGAGGTGTTCGACTCGACGCAGATCTTCGAGTACCTCGAGGACAAGGTGCCCGAGCCGCCGCTCTGGCCGCGTGACATCACCGGCCGCGCCCGGGCCCGCCAGCTCGAGCACCTGTCCGACGAGGTGTTCTTCCCGCACGTGATCAAGCTGATGGGCTTGCAGCACGACATGCGCAGCGATGCGGCAGTGACGGCCTGCGCCGCCTGTACCCGCTTCTACGAGCAGATGGAAGAGCGCCTGGCGCACGCCGACCACCTGGCCGGCCCCTACTCCTTCGCCGACATCGCGTTCTACATGGCCCAGGTCTTCGCCGACCGCAAGGGGGCCGGCATGACGGACGCCACGCCCCGCCTGCTGGCCTGGCGCGAGCGCGTGGGTGCGCGTGGGGCAGTGCGTGCCGTGGTCGGGCCGATGATGCGCTTCCTTGCATCGGAGGGACGGCCGGTACCTGCCGCCCTCCAGTCGCAACTCGAGCCCGTCAATTCCTGA
- a CDS encoding phospholipase D-like domain-containing protein: protein MNRIDDWLDWLPSPSQHLLVVTFALLVYVLTTRGRREHRAPATAIAWVMGLALLPYLILPTYLLFGQRKLRPSGSPRPPRSIPAGHWAADLIESFGLAPPGPSPVRFHPDGGAARDALWEVIEGARTRIDVCSFIIGDDALGHEAINRLSRRAREGIKVRVLLDGFGALSLPRHHFDTLRDAGAEIAVFRPIFGLRRTGPRNLRNHRKLTIADDGWLWSGGRNLAGEYFLGNHEHPQPWRDLSFDLRGSVAAAAARQFDHDWASVRGRKPRAIAADEPPAGELAQFLPSGPDQTEDTAHALLIDACFRAEHRLLAITPYFVPGDGLRDALRLAARRGVQVTIAMPARSNHRLADFVRARAMRDLARAGVSFRMLPFMAHAKAVVVDEQLALCGSINLDMRSLLLNHEAAVVFYGAEQIDWLAQWIETTASAGETYRARRPGLVRDVAEGLLLTIAYQL, encoded by the coding sequence GTGAACCGAATCGACGACTGGCTGGACTGGCTGCCTTCGCCGTCGCAGCACCTGCTGGTCGTCACCTTCGCGTTGCTGGTCTATGTGCTGACCACGCGCGGGCGACGTGAGCATCGCGCGCCCGCCACGGCGATCGCCTGGGTCATGGGTCTTGCGCTGCTGCCCTACCTCATCCTGCCGACGTACCTGTTGTTCGGCCAGCGCAAGCTGCGGCCCTCGGGTTCGCCCCGGCCCCCGCGCTCGATACCGGCCGGCCACTGGGCCGCCGACCTGATCGAGAGCTTCGGCCTCGCACCGCCCGGCCCCAGCCCGGTACGCTTCCACCCCGACGGCGGCGCTGCGCGAGACGCGCTGTGGGAGGTGATCGAGGGCGCGCGCACGCGCATCGATGTCTGCTCCTTCATCATCGGCGACGATGCGCTGGGGCACGAGGCGATCAACCGGCTGTCGCGCCGCGCGCGCGAAGGCATCAAGGTGCGCGTGCTGCTCGACGGCTTCGGCGCGCTGTCGCTGCCGCGCCATCACTTCGACACGCTGCGCGATGCCGGCGCGGAGATCGCGGTGTTCCGCCCCATCTTCGGCCTGCGCCGCACGGGGCCACGCAACCTGCGCAACCACCGCAAGCTCACCATCGCCGACGATGGCTGGCTCTGGTCGGGCGGGCGCAACCTCGCGGGCGAATACTTCCTCGGCAACCACGAGCACCCGCAGCCTTGGCGCGACCTGTCCTTCGACCTGCGGGGCAGCGTGGCCGCCGCCGCGGCTCGCCAGTTCGACCACGACTGGGCCTCGGTGCGCGGGCGCAAGCCGCGCGCCATCGCAGCCGACGAGCCGCCAGCCGGCGAGCTCGCCCAGTTCCTGCCCAGCGGGCCCGACCAGACCGAGGACACCGCTCACGCGCTGCTGATCGACGCCTGCTTTCGCGCGGAGCACCGCCTCCTCGCGATCACGCCCTACTTCGTGCCCGGCGACGGTCTGCGCGATGCGCTGCGGCTGGCAGCGCGGCGCGGCGTGCAGGTCACGATCGCGATGCCGGCGCGATCCAACCATCGGTTGGCCGACTTCGTGCGCGCCAGGGCCATGCGCGACCTCGCGCGCGCCGGCGTCAGCTTTCGCATGCTGCCCTTCATGGCGCACGCCAAGGCCGTCGTGGTGGACGAACAGCTGGCACTGTGCGGGTCGATCAACCTCGACATGCGCAGCCTGCTGCTGAACCATGAGGCGGCCGTCGTGTTCTACGGCGCCGAGCAGATCGACTGGCTCGCGCAGTGGATCGAGACCACCGCCTCGGCCGGCGAGACCTACCGCGCACGGCGGCCCGGCCTGGTGCGCGACGTGGCGGAAGGCCTGCTGCTGACGATCGCGTACCAGCTGTGA
- a CDS encoding ROK family protein produces MAPENKTHKDKTHKARPTKSKKNSSHSDDRFAPPPPSADIHGAKELPSVLVEGYSLQLRGEQGFLGDQASQTAFRELLERWRRRVRKKGKRDPLGHQHSRDLAKGTLDAALKAGKATEATDVVHAAIEEFAESLADVIRSFLRQPSWQGVERIVVGGGFPESDVGERAVLQAAAILQEMKVQVQLARICHEPDDAGLLGWLHLTPPELLEHYDAILALDIGGTNVRCGIVKTRRKRAADLSKAKVLRREKWRHADDGPNRRELVARLAEMLEAQVRYCEKKGIRLAPFVGIGCPGLIRKDGSIARGAQNMPGDWTSEHFHLPTELARKIPTIRGIPTMVLMHNDAVVQGLSELPFMRDLKRWAVLTIGTGMGNASYTNLEPAKRPKDD; encoded by the coding sequence ATGGCCCCCGAGAACAAGACGCACAAGGACAAGACGCACAAGGCGCGACCGACGAAGAGCAAAAAAAACAGCAGCCACAGCGACGACCGTTTCGCGCCGCCGCCGCCATCGGCTGACATCCATGGAGCCAAGGAATTGCCGTCGGTGCTGGTCGAGGGCTACAGCCTCCAGTTGCGCGGCGAGCAGGGCTTCCTGGGCGACCAGGCCAGCCAGACGGCTTTCCGCGAGCTGCTCGAGCGCTGGCGCCGTCGCGTTCGCAAGAAGGGCAAACGCGACCCGCTGGGGCACCAGCATTCCAGGGATCTGGCAAAGGGCACGCTCGATGCGGCGTTGAAGGCCGGCAAGGCCACGGAGGCCACCGACGTGGTCCATGCCGCCATCGAGGAGTTCGCCGAGTCGCTGGCTGACGTCATCCGGAGCTTCCTGCGGCAGCCGTCATGGCAGGGCGTCGAGCGCATCGTGGTCGGCGGCGGCTTCCCGGAAAGCGACGTGGGCGAGCGCGCGGTGCTGCAGGCGGCCGCGATCCTCCAGGAGATGAAGGTGCAGGTGCAACTTGCGCGAATCTGCCACGAGCCCGACGACGCGGGACTGCTCGGCTGGCTGCACCTGACCCCGCCCGAGCTGCTGGAGCACTACGACGCCATCCTCGCGCTGGACATCGGCGGCACCAATGTGCGTTGCGGCATCGTGAAGACGCGGCGCAAGCGCGCAGCCGACCTGTCGAAGGCGAAGGTGCTGCGGCGCGAGAAGTGGCGCCACGCCGACGACGGCCCGAATCGCCGCGAACTGGTCGCACGGCTGGCGGAAATGCTCGAGGCGCAGGTCCGCTATTGCGAGAAGAAGGGCATCCGCCTCGCACCCTTCGTCGGCATCGGCTGCCCAGGCCTGATCCGCAAGGACGGCTCGATCGCGCGCGGCGCGCAGAACATGCCCGGCGACTGGACCAGCGAGCACTTCCATCTGCCCACCGAACTGGCCAGGAAGATCCCGACCATCCGCGGCATCCCGACCATGGTGCTGATGCACAACGACGCCGTGGTGCAGGGGCTCAGCGAATTGCCCTTCATGCGTGACCTCAAGCGCTGGGCGGTGCTGACCATCGGTACGGGGATGGGCAACGCGAGCTATACCAACCTGGAGCCCGCGAAGCGGCCCAAGGACGACTAG
- a CDS encoding alpha/beta fold hydrolase encodes MLINYVRRGQGKSLLLVHGLGSSWRSWQGIMEPLAAQRSVTAIDLPGFGKSPPLDGEVSLQTMADALAQFLREHELIGTDAAGSSVGAQLLLELARRGGVLGSVVSLGPGGFWLGWERFVFAASAWFAHRLARSLQFAMPTLSAHDWSRRLLLARFSVQPAALPPSMVLEEMRSYASACSYGAMLRALLREPALQGAAAGSLTSPLVIGWGRLDRVCLPRQAARAMQLYPGARLHWFERCGHFPHWDAPEETTRLILEATAD; translated from the coding sequence GTGCTCATCAATTACGTCCGGCGTGGCCAAGGCAAGTCGCTGCTGCTCGTCCACGGACTGGGCAGCAGCTGGCGCTCGTGGCAAGGCATCATGGAACCGCTGGCCGCACAGCGAAGCGTGACCGCGATCGACCTGCCCGGCTTCGGCAAGAGTCCGCCACTGGACGGCGAGGTCTCGCTGCAGACGATGGCCGACGCGCTCGCGCAATTCCTTCGGGAGCACGAGCTGATCGGCACCGATGCGGCCGGCAGCTCGGTCGGGGCGCAACTGCTGCTCGAGCTGGCGAGGCGCGGCGGCGTACTGGGCTCGGTGGTGTCGCTCGGGCCGGGCGGCTTCTGGCTGGGCTGGGAGCGCTTCGTCTTCGCCGCCTCGGCCTGGTTTGCGCACCGGCTGGCGCGCAGCCTGCAATTTGCCATGCCGACCCTGAGCGCGCACGACTGGTCGCGCAGGCTCCTGCTGGCCCGGTTCTCGGTGCAGCCCGCCGCTTTGCCGCCTTCCATGGTGCTCGAGGAAATGCGCAGCTATGCATCCGCGTGCTCGTACGGCGCGATGTTGCGTGCGCTTCTGCGAGAGCCGGCGCTGCAGGGCGCGGCTGCGGGCAGCTTGACCAGCCCCCTGGTGATCGGTTGGGGGCGGCTCGACCGCGTCTGCCTCCCGCGGCAAGCAGCGCGGGCCATGCAGCTCTACCCCGGGGCACGCCTGCACTGGTTCGAGCGCTGCGGCCACTTCCCGCACTGGGACGCGCCTGAGGAGACCACGCGCCTTATCCTCGAAGCCACGGCCGACTGA